The following are encoded in a window of Dictyostelium discoideum AX4 chromosome 6 chromosome, whole genome shotgun sequence genomic DNA:
- the abcA6 gene encoding ABC transporter A family protein yields the protein MEFGRQLKTLLKKNLLLKGKSKCSICCEIVFPIVIIGVLFAILALIKVTNSDYNSIDVTTFSRRVGPENKLLYGSEGSLNNDQSGVIETMKEQVATARGLTVAEVQDFFMEINDRTLMESFFKNYSMMVYGGVWFNSSTNGGGGGNNNDPIAAGGQFGYNIRLDSDDTADTSETGKVDGGDSSIYLNDNFASIQVAMDQAIFGYFGLDMVLNISGRHYPDPYTELWQEWITGRDAIIKSAGSVFITAALMMFSFRLVTDVVIEKETKIVEAMRMMSLNSLAYFSSWIITSLITSLPVTLLIVVIFKGSQLIYSTSWGIVIITFVLYLITLLLLSFIFSIFFNNSKFCGLLSFVIVIAINICGIFVSKNEFSVSVKLLLSIFSPIAFSNSIYIMSVKDLTMILNLNWDYIVTENQSILMLGIDIIIYIILIWYFEKVIPGEYGTKEKFYFLFTKNYWFGKKRSIGEIDDIESTFDSEDVETIPLKVLKNSTISIRNLRKEFETGDGLRVAVNDLYLDMFEDQIHALLGPNGCGKSTTIGMLTGLISPTSGSAFIRGYDITSQMSKIRPYIGCCLQTDIIWSQLTVLEHLVIYASLKGVEGRNIQREAERMATEVGLAEKMNAPAGSLSGGQKRKLCLGIAFIGRSKIIFLDEVTSGMDPVSRRQVWDFLLKYKKGKTIILTTHYLEEADYLGDRIAIISQGKLRCDGTSLFLKNRFGQGYLLTCNKKLENASNGFNTNQVSEFIKNFIPGASILTDSGAELSYRLPTESLSNFPQFFTEFDLNLSKFSIQTYGISVTSLEEVFISLGQEDSKKLNNNANGNNEFNKQNEMESLKLAIATPSDGINQIQQFKGLLIKRIQQSKKDARSFFLSIILPMALIIGSIILYKSMNDQKQVLFYNNSTQPLTMSLSIYTDSDNTINVPMQLLNNELEWSNLFNNSPYFNKFKYINESINFNDYLIDNYKLSIGAINFTNQPISIDDNNNGQSTNCSYIAYYNSDYIHSFPIHVNLINDALLRKFKNISISVTSMPFDHILTAFEISSSDINASAIIYFVFILMAGFSLMAGSFAGSIAQERTNRVKRLLYVSGCKKHIYWLSNLVWDFFFAFIISILSCSILAGVIKGAFKEQFGSFLLCLILLSCAIIPLGYLMSYKFQTYGKAVGAITAILFVFGLVFTIASLNVRIQAVVNQNSTTQKVADIIDLIFSIISPIFALNRIVFILSGFPGSTRLGTFKVDNYWSFDYLGTPLIVLAGHAVLWNVWILLLDYVPQIKGFFKNPKNLPAPSPPQDEDYDVSQERRRLLNMRPSEEPIQFKNLHKLFPGSGKNPSKTAVYNSTLGIPRGQTFGLLGLNGGGKSTTLSMLSGEIVPSSGEISINGYDVITNREKALGNISMVFQFDALISLLSAREHLWLFSRIKGIKESQIENCVEAFIKMVDLTRIANSGCGGYSGGNKRKVSLSMAMLGNPSVCFLDEISCGCDAVVRRQLWDVISELGKDKSIILTSHSMSEVEALCSRITIMKEGKYTCLNTIQGVKNRFGAGYSIDVKFKKEYLETGIQTILQSIPNCTVLDQHDVMASFEVPNPPGNPIKLSNIFSILSNLPILDDYNVGQTSLESVFLKLTGANHDQRINLYD from the exons ATGGAATTTGGAAGacaattaaaaactttattaaaaaagaatcttttattaaaaggGAAATCAAAATGTTCAATTTGTTGTGAAATTGTTTTTCCGATTGTAATTATTGGTGTATTATTTGCAATTTTag cTTTAATTAAAGTTACAAATTCTGATTATAACTCAATTGATGTAACAACATTTTCAAGAAGAGTTGGAcctgaaaataaattattatatggtAGTGAAGgatcattaaataatgatcaaAGTGGTGTAATTGAAACAATGAAAGAACAAGTTGCAACTGCTAGAGGTTTAACAGTAGCAGAGGTTCAAGATTTTTTCATGGAAATTAATGATCGTACTTTAATGGAatcatttttcaaaaattattcaatgaTGGTTTATGGTGGTGTTTGGTTTAATAGTAGCactaatggtggtggtggtggtaataataatgacccAATAGCAGCAGGTGGCCAATTCGGGTATAATATTAGATTAGATAGTGACGATACAGCAGACACATCAGAAACTGGTAAAGTTGATGGAGGTGATAGTAGTAtctatttaaatgataatttcgCATCGATTCAAGTTGCAATGGATCAAGCTATTTTTGGATACTTTGGATTGGATATGGTATTAAATATATCAGGTAGACATTACCCAGATCCATATACAGAGCTATGGCAAGAATGGATAACAGGAAGAGACGCAATTATTAAGTCAGCAGGAAGTGTGTTCATTACAGCGGCATTGATGATGTTTAGTTTTAGGCTAGTTACAGATGttgtaattgaaaaagaaactaAAATTGTAGAAGCAATGAGAATGATGTCATTGAATTCATTGGCGTATTTCAGTTCATGGATTATCACAAGTTTAATAACATCATTGCCAGTCACACTATTAATTGTTGTCATATTTAAAGGTagtcaattaatttattctaCAAGTTGGGGTATTGTAATCATAACATTTGTATTATACTTgataacattattattattatcatttatttttagtatattttttaataattccaaattttgtggtttattatcatttgtaattgtaattgcaattaatatttgtggtaTTTTCgtttcaaaaaatgaatttagtGTTTctgtaaaattattactttcaatattttcaccaattgcattttcaaattcaatttatattatgtctgttaaagatttaacaatgattttaaatttaaattgggATTATATTGTAACTGAAAa tcaAAGTATTTTAATGTTAGGAAttgatattataatttatattatattaatttggtattttgaaaaagttaTACCAGGTGAATATGGTACAAAagagaaattttattttttatttacaaaaaattattggtttggaaagaaaagaagtattggtgaaattgatgatattgaatcAACATTTGATAGTGAAGATGTTGAGACTATACCATTGAAAGTATTGAAAAATTCAACTATATCAATTCGTAATTTAagaaaagaatttgaaactGGTGATGGATTGAGAGTTGCAGttaatgatttatatttGGATATGTTTGAAGATCAAATTCATGCATTGTTAGGACCCAATGGGTGTGGTAAATCAACAACGATTGGTATGTTGACAGGTTTAATATCACCAACTAGTGGAAGTGCATTTATTCGTGGTTACGATATTACAAGCCAAATGTCAAAGATTAGACCATACATTGGTTGCTGCTTACAAACTGATATCATTTGGTCACAATTGACAGTATTGGAACATTTGGTTATTTACGCATCATTAAAAGGCGTTGAGGGTAGAAATATTCAAAGAGAGGCTGAAAGAATGGCAACAGAGGTTGGATTAGCCGAGAAAATGAATGCACCAGCTGGTAGTCTTTCAGGTGGACAAAAACGTAAACTTTGTTTAGGTATTGCATTTATTGGTAGATctaaaatcattttcttGGATGAAGTCACCTCTGGTATGGATCCAGTTAGTAGAAGACAAGTTTGGGATTttctattaaaatataaaaaaggtaaaaccATCATTCTTACAACTCATTATTTAGAGGAGGCAGATTATTTAGGTGATCGTATTGCAATTATTTCACAAGGTAAATTACGTTGTGATGGtacttcattatttttaaagaatagaTTTGGTCAAGGTTATCTTTTAAcatgtaataaaaaattagaaaatgcTAGCAATGGTTTCAATACGAATCAAGTTTCAgagtttattaaaaattttataccTGGTGCATCAATTTTAACAGATTCTGGTGCAGAACTAAGTTATCGTTTACCAActgaatcattatcaaatttccCACAATTTTTTAcagaatttgatttaaatttatcaaaattttcaattcaaaCTTATGGTATATCAGTAACAAGTCTTGAAGAAGTTTTCATTTCATTAGGTCAAGAAgattctaaaaaattaaataataatgctaatggtaataatgaattcaataaacaaaatgaaatggaatcattaaaattagcAATTGCAACACCATCAGATGGTAttaatcaaattcaacaatttaaaggtttattaattaaacgTATTCAACAATCTAAAAAAGATGCAAGATCAttctttttatcaattattttaccAATGGCATTAATTATTggttcaattattttatataaatcaatGAATGATCAAAAacaagttttattttataataattcaactCAACCATTAACAATGtcattatcaatttataCTGATAGTGATAACACTATTAATGTACCAATGCAATTATTAAACAATGAATTAGAATggtcaaatttatttaataattcaccatattttaataaatttaaatatattaatgaatctataaattttaatgattatttaattgataattataaattatcaattggtgcaattaattttacaaatcaaccaattagcattgatgataataataatggtcaATCAACAAATTGTTCATATATTGCATATTATAATTCAGATTATATTCATTCATTTCCGATTCatgttaatttaattaatgatgcattattaagaaaatttaaaaatattagtatTTCAGTTACAAGTATGCCATTTGATCATATTTTAACagcatttgaaatttcaagtTCAGATATAAATGCATCagcaattatttattttgtatttattttaatggcAGGTTTTTCATTGATGGCAGGTTCATTTGCTGGTAGTATAGCTCAAGAACGTACAAATAGAgttaaaagattattatatGTTTCAGGTTGtaaaaaacatatttattGGTTATCAAATTTAGTTTGGGATTTTTTCTTTgcatttataatttcaattttaagtTGTTCAATTTTAGCAGGAGTGATTAAAGGTGCATTTAAAGAACAATTTggttcatttttattatgtttaattttattaagttGTGCAATTATACCATTGGGTTATTTAATGTCTTATAAATTTCAAACCTATGGTAAAGCAGTTGGTGCAATCACtgcaattttatttgtttttggttTAGTATTTACAATTGCAAGTTTAAATGTACGTATTCAAGCTGTGGTCAATCAAAATAGTACAACTCAAAAAGTTGCCGATATTATTGATttgatattttcaattattagtCCGATTTTTGCATTGAATAGAattgttttcattttatCTGGTTTCCCAGGTTCAACTCGTTTGGGTACTTTTAAAGTTGATAACTATTGGTCATTTGATTATTTAGGTACACCATTGATTGTTTTGGCAGGTCATGCAGTACTTTGGAATGTTTGGATATTACTATTGGATTATGTACCACAAATTAAAGGTTTCTTTAAGAATCCAAAGAATTTACCtgcaccatcaccaccacaagATGAAGATTATGATGTATCACAAGAGAGAAGAAGATTACTAAATATGAGACCATCGGAAGAaccaattcaatttaaaaatcttcATAAGCTATTCCCAGGTTCAGGTAAAAATCCATCAAAAACTGCTGTATACAATTCAACATTGGGTATTCCACGTGGTCAAACATTTGGTTTATTGGGTttaaatggtggtggtaaatcAACTACACTATCAATGTTATCTGGTGAGATTGTACCTTCAAGTGGTGAAATTTCAATCAATGGTTATGATGTTATTACCAATAGAGAGAAAGCACTTGGTAATATTTCAATGGTATTCCAATTTGATGCTCtcatttcattattatcagcTCGTGAACATCTATGGTTATTCTCTAGAATCAAAGGTATTAAAGAGAgtcaaattgaaaattgtgTTGAAGCTTTCATTAAAATGGTTGATTTAACTCGTATTGCAAatagtggttgtggtggttatTCAGGTggtaataaaagaaaagttTCATTATCAATGGCAATGCTCGGTAATCCATCAGTTTGTTTCTTGGATGAAATTTCTTGTGGTTGTGATGCTGTTGTTAGAAGACAACTTTGGGATGTAATTAGTGAATTAGGTAaagataaatcaataattttaacaaGTCATTCAATGAGTGAAGTTGAAGCATTATGTA gTCGTATTACAATTATGAAAGAAGGTAAATATACATGTTTAAATACAATTCAAGGTGTAAAGAATCGTTTTGGTGCTGGTTATTCAATTgatgttaaatttaaaaaagaatatttggAAACTGGTATTCAAACAATATTACAATCAATACCAAATTGTACAGTTTTGGATCAACATGATGTTATGGCAAGTTTCGAAGTACCAAATCCACCTGGAaatccaattaaattatcaaatatcttttcaattttatcaaatttaccaattttagATGATTATAACGTTGGTCAAACATCTTTAGAATCAGTTTTCTTAAAATTAACTGGTGCAAATCATGATCAAcgtattaatttatatgattaa
- the CYP519D1 gene encoding cytochrome P450 family protein: MNVFVLTFFICIIYLLFDLIKKNKKLKDEPPTPKLALPLIGHLYLLGDRPNRSFLELSKRYGGIFKIWMGEYPTVVLTDPDHVNEVWCKQFLNFTNRPHFNSLDQFSSGFRNLSFSDYPLWSELRKLVSSSFTKSKVKGISNLLETQTNYLINTMNNYSINNKPFNPKKYIHKLTLNVVCMIAFSKEIKNDEDVNEGDMARLTKPKEMILKHLGSSNFCDFVPLVRPLFYLKNKRFDQTLKQVREYIKEIYDDHLLNLDLNSPPKDIMDLLIMSTNDSKEDIIIQTCIDFLIAGSDTVGVTIEWFLVYISNNPIIQEKCFNELFNAFSNSNNTDNNNNNSTITTAIGFGDEYSSKTPFLNACIKEVLRIKPVTSLGLPRIANDDTFVNGYRIPKGTQIIENIYGLSNSDQLIDDPTTFNPYRWLEYQKLKSFQNDLKQQQQQQQQQQQQQQQLQLQQEQQEQEQQKINLEFNNNNNNNNNNNNNNSNNKHKYYNDLDKISIPFSTGRRGCVGVQLGEAELYIVCANLVYNFKIESWDGKKINELEDFGIIIHPSSHNLKITKRNNK; the protein is encoded by the exons ATGAATGTATTtgttttaactttttttatttgcattatttatttattattcgATTTG attaaaaaaaataaaaaattaaaagatgaaccaccaacaccaaaatTAGCATTACCATTAATAGgacatttatatttattaggTGATAGACCAAATAGAtcatttttagaattatcaAAACGATACGGTGGAATTTTTAAGATTTGGATGGGAGAATATCCAACAGTTGTTTTGACTGATCCTGATCATGTTAATGAAGTATGGTGTAAacaatttctaaattttacaaatagACCACACTTTAATAGTTTAGATCAATTCTCATCAGGTTTTagaaatttatcatttagtGATTATCCACTTTGGTCAGAACTTAGAAAATTAGTTTCTTCATCCTTCACAAAATCAAAAGTTAAAGGAATTTCAAACTTATTAGAAACTcaaacaaattatttaattaatacaatgaataattattcaattaataataaacct tttaatCCAAAGAAATATATTCATAAATTAACATTAAATGTAGTTTGTATGATTGCATTTAGTAAAGAGATAAAGAATGATGAGGATGTTAATGAGGGTGATATGGCAAGATTGACAAAACCAAAAGAGATgatattaaaacatttagGGTCAAGTAATTTTTGTGATTTCGTTCCATTGGTTAGaccattattttatttaaagaataaaagaTTCGATCAAACATTAAAGCAAGTTAGAGAGTATATTAAAGAGATTTATGATGACCATCTATTgaatttagatttaaatagTCCTCCAAAAGATATAATGGATCTATTGATAATGTCAACTAATGATTCTAAAGAGGATATAATCATTCAAACttgtattgattttttaattgctgGTAGTGATACTGTTGGTGTTACAATTGAATGGTTTTTAGTTTATATATCAAATAATCCAATAATTCAagaaaaatgttttaatgaattatttaatgctTTTAGTAATTCTAATAAtactgataataataataataattcaacaataacaacagcAATAGGATTTGGTGACGAATATTCAAGTAAAACACCATTTTTAAATGCATGCATTAAAGAAGTTTTAAGAATTAAACCAGTTACATCATTAGGTTTACCACGTATTGCAAATGATGATACTTTTGTAAATGGTTATAGAATTCCAAAAGGAACTcaaatcattgaaaatatttatgGTCTTTCAAATTCTGATCAATTAATAGATGATCCTACAACTTTTAATCCTTATCGTTGGTTGgaatatcaaaaattaaaatcatttcaaaatgatttaaaacaacaacaacaacaacaacaacaacaacaacaacaacaacaacaactacaactacaacaagaacaacaagaacaagaacaacaaaaaattaatttagaatttaataataataataataataataataataataataataataatagtaataataaacataaatattataatgatttagataaaatttcaattccaTTTTCAACTGGTAGAAGGGGATGTGTTGGTGTACAATTAGGTGAAGCAGAGTTATATATCGTTTGTGCAAATTTagtttataatttcaaaattgaaTCATGGGatggtaaaaaaataaatgaattggaagattttggtattattattcacCCTTCTTctcataatttaaaaattacaaaaagaaataataaataa